The following are from one region of the Desulfonatronum thiosulfatophilum genome:
- a CDS encoding agmatine deiminase family protein, with amino-acid sequence MQIFPRLPAEWEPHAATWLAWPHNARDWPSKFAPIRWVYAEIVRHLAESEPVRILIRSQRQEQEVRGLLARAHADLNRVSFFHIPTNRVWTRDYCPAFVQDQNGNVAAVRAGFNGWAKYPDHELDAAVPEKISQALNLDITPMLFQGRPFILEGGAIDSNGKGTLLTTEECLLDQQTQVRNPGLTRADIETTLRQYLGISNVLWLGRGIAGDDTHGHVDDLCRFVNPRTVVLVQEDDPGDDNYEALRENRERLESARLEDGSRPELVPLPMPRPLFFENTRLPASYANFYIGNQVVIVPTFNDPQDRVALGILAELFPNRRVVGVHAVDLVWGFGTLHCLTHEQAAPITTSP; translated from the coding sequence ATGCAAATATTTCCACGTCTTCCCGCGGAATGGGAACCGCATGCGGCTACCTGGCTGGCTTGGCCGCATAATGCAAGGGACTGGCCGAGCAAGTTTGCGCCCATCCGGTGGGTGTACGCCGAGATTGTCCGGCATCTGGCCGAGTCCGAGCCGGTGCGGATTCTGATCAGGTCGCAGCGTCAGGAACAGGAAGTCCGGGGGCTGCTCGCCAGGGCGCACGCCGACTTGAACCGGGTTTCCTTCTTCCACATCCCCACGAACCGGGTCTGGACCCGCGACTACTGCCCGGCATTTGTGCAGGACCAGAACGGAAACGTTGCCGCGGTTCGCGCGGGCTTCAACGGCTGGGCAAAATATCCGGATCACGAATTGGACGCCGCCGTACCGGAGAAAATCTCTCAGGCCCTGAACCTGGACATTACGCCCATGCTTTTCCAGGGCCGCCCCTTTATTCTCGAAGGCGGCGCCATCGACTCCAACGGCAAAGGGACGCTTCTGACCACCGAGGAATGCCTCCTGGATCAGCAGACCCAAGTCCGCAATCCCGGCCTGACGCGAGCCGACATCGAAACAACCCTGCGGCAATACCTGGGTATTTCCAATGTCCTCTGGCTTGGCCGCGGCATTGCCGGCGACGACACCCATGGCCATGTGGATGATCTGTGCCGCTTCGTGAACCCGCGCACCGTGGTCCTGGTCCAGGAAGACGATCCCGGGGACGACAACTACGAAGCGCTGCGGGAAAACCGCGAACGGCTGGAAAGCGCCCGGCTGGAAGACGGCTCCAGACCGGAGCTCGTCCCGCTGCCCATGCCTCGGCCGCTGTTTTTTGAAAATACCCGCCTGCCGGCCAGCTACGCCAATTTCTACATCGGCAACCAGGTCGTGATCGTGCCCACGTTCAACGATCCCCAGGACAGGGTAGCCTTAGGCATTTTGGCCGAGCTGTTCCCGAACCGCCGCGTGGTGGGCGTTCATGCCGTGGACCTGGTCTGGGGGTTCGGCACCCTGCATTGCCTGACCCATGAACAGGCCGCTCCAATCACCACCTCTCCATGA
- the lipB gene encoding lipoyl(octanoyl) transferase LipB, translating to MIVPRDSHNSALLPVHDLGMTPYRRALDIQRKAVQEVIADEPQRLLVAEHPPVITLGRNSGLEHLHVSSDYLVEKGIELVQTSRGGGITCHFPGQLVIYPILRMDRRPGGLRQLVRDLEDAAIHALRELGLAARRVQDRPGVWIGARKVASIGLALKNWVSYHGLALNVCRDTSLFNLITPCGLKDVQATSVHTELNREEPDMATMKHCLLEHLGKL from the coding sequence ATGATCGTCCCGCGGGACTCCCACAACTCCGCCTTGCTGCCGGTTCACGATCTGGGGATGACGCCCTACCGCAGGGCCTTGGACATCCAGAGGAAAGCCGTACAGGAAGTGATCGCCGATGAACCCCAGCGGCTGCTGGTGGCGGAGCATCCTCCGGTCATCACCCTGGGCCGCAACAGCGGCCTGGAACACCTTCATGTTTCCTCCGATTATCTCGTCGAAAAAGGCATCGAGCTGGTGCAAACATCCCGGGGGGGCGGCATTACCTGCCATTTTCCCGGCCAGCTGGTGATCTATCCCATCCTGCGTATGGACCGCCGCCCCGGCGGTTTGCGCCAATTGGTCCGGGATCTCGAAGACGCCGCCATCCACGCCCTGAGGGAGCTCGGTCTTGCCGCACGGCGCGTTCAGGACCGGCCCGGAGTATGGATCGGCGCCCGCAAGGTCGCCTCCATCGGTCTAGCATTGAAAAACTGGGTCAGCTACCATGGCCTGGCTCTGAATGTCTGCCGGGATACCAGTCTTTTCAACCTCATCACGCCCTGCGGCCTGAAGGACGTCCAAGCCACCTCCGTGCACACGGAGCTGAATCGTGAAGAGCCGGATATGGCCACGATGAAGCACTGCCTGCTGGAACACCTCGGGAAACTTTGA
- a CDS encoding SH3 domain-containing protein — protein MSTPRTMSVQVQTGQLRSSPSFLGSIVTEVRYAQQVQVMEERAGWMRVSVPGVATTGWIHGSALSPRRIVLQAGDEEVRRAATTGEIALAGKGFNQEVEREFRTQNRDVDFSVIDRMQSTEVPIPRVQQFAREGQLNL, from the coding sequence ATGTCCACGCCACGAACCATGAGTGTCCAGGTCCAGACCGGCCAACTGCGGTCCAGTCCCTCATTCCTTGGATCCATTGTCACGGAAGTGAGATATGCCCAACAGGTTCAGGTTATGGAGGAGCGGGCCGGATGGATGCGCGTGAGCGTTCCCGGGGTTGCGACCACTGGCTGGATTCACGGCTCGGCCCTCAGTCCCCGGCGGATCGTGCTCCAGGCCGGCGACGAGGAGGTGCGCAGAGCCGCCACCACCGGAGAGATCGCTCTGGCCGGGAAAGGCTTCAACCAGGAGGTGGAACGTGAGTTTCGGACTCAGAACAGGGACGTTGACTTCTCCGTGATCGACCGGATGCAGAGCACGGAGGTTCCCATACCACGGGTGCAGCAATTCGCCCGGGAAGGGCAATTAAACCTGTAA
- a CDS encoding M48 family metallopeptidase encodes MTIWNRREFLEWTGKAGLAGLCAGPLLGGLLSGCQTVDIAAGVGRAAGVLDEQQAESLMRAGGALARSFEDITPEQEYYIGRTVGAVLLTSYQPYPDQAANDYINLIGTLVSLNSNMPETFGGYHFLILDSQEINAFAAPGGLIFVTRGMLRCCTSEDAVAAVLAHEIGHVQHHHGIQTIQRARLTSAFTILAAEGARTLGGRDLVELTEIFEQSVSDVVSTLVVNGYSRAAEREADSAAVTILHRAGYDSAALVDMLQVMDMLLQPGGRDYARTHPPPASRIQDIRPMLPPRRPEITAARQQRFHQALRHV; translated from the coding sequence ATGACCATTTGGAACAGAAGGGAATTTCTGGAGTGGACCGGGAAAGCTGGCCTAGCCGGTCTTTGCGCCGGTCCTTTGCTGGGCGGTCTGCTTTCCGGCTGCCAGACCGTGGATATTGCCGCCGGAGTCGGAAGGGCCGCTGGCGTACTGGACGAGCAGCAGGCCGAATCATTGATGCGGGCTGGCGGAGCGTTGGCCCGCAGCTTCGAGGACATCACCCCGGAGCAGGAATACTACATCGGCCGGACTGTTGGAGCCGTTCTGCTCACATCATACCAACCATATCCCGACCAGGCGGCCAACGACTACATCAATCTGATCGGAACGCTGGTCAGCCTGAATTCAAACATGCCGGAAACCTTCGGCGGCTACCATTTTCTGATTCTGGATTCCCAGGAAATCAACGCCTTTGCCGCACCGGGCGGATTGATCTTCGTCACCCGGGGTATGCTGCGCTGCTGCACTTCCGAAGATGCCGTGGCCGCGGTCCTGGCTCATGAAATCGGCCATGTTCAGCATCACCACGGCATCCAGACCATTCAGCGCGCCCGTTTGACATCCGCCTTCACCATTCTTGCGGCCGAAGGCGCGAGAACTCTCGGCGGCCGCGACCTGGTGGAACTGACGGAGATTTTCGAGCAATCCGTCTCCGATGTCGTCTCCACCCTGGTGGTCAACGGATATTCCCGCGCCGCGGAGCGCGAGGCCGACAGCGCGGCCGTAACCATCCTGCACCGGGCCGGGTACGACAGCGCGGCTTTGGTGGACATGCTGCAAGTCATGGACATGCTGCTCCAGCCCGGCGGCCGGGACTACGCACGAACCCACCCCCCACCGGCCAGCAGGATCCAGGATATCCGGCCCATGCTTCCTCCTCGTCGCCCTGAAATTACCGCGGCCAGACAACAACGTTTCCACCAGGCCCTGCGGCACGTCTGA
- a CDS encoding CHASE2 domain-containing protein — MARRSSGKILLQVLATGMGAAVLALLPWFFGALENWEAQTWDMRVVRLAEPGPATGDIALILLDQQGLDWGQEQMGLSWPWPREIHAAIIDYCRRAHAASLTLDILFLEPSAYGVEDDALLAQALERFGATALAAFLSRAETGGRATWPEDVPRPAWTVDGLDEWLATAEPDFFATRISPPLTELALSASILGNVQQRPDRDGVFRRMRPLDFFDGIAVPTLGLAAGLAAAPEAQSQLTHQELNLDGNSIPLDSQGAAILRFRGPSGTHAAYSAAAVLQSEIRLREDPDASLKPVLDPELLRGKHVFYGFSAPGLFDLRPTPVSGVYPGVEIQATFLDNFLSQDFLRDLPRELTIALVLGLCLLTALVLAIWRSPLTGTLLGLAMLLVPVALAVTAYHLGWWMPLLVQEAGVAAAALLGLIYNYATEGRQRRFIKNAFQQYLSPQVIEQLIADPDRLRLGGERKILSIFFSDLQGFTTISEKLDPEELTALLNDYLSAMTDIIQEEGGTVDKFEGDAIIAFWNAPLDVPDHALRAVRTALRAQARLAELRPKFRERTGHDLFMRIGINTGPAVVGNMGSHNRFDYSMLGDAVNLAARLEGVNKQFGTYTMISQATKDAVGEVLAMRELGRVAVVGRAEPVTVYEPLADDFAKANAPALKSFNQGLQAYYQGDFAEAVRIFSILAHGDPVAARYLEICRDLPPQPPENWNGVWKMTSK, encoded by the coding sequence ATGGCCCGCCGTTCGTCCGGAAAGATTCTGCTCCAGGTTCTGGCCACCGGAATGGGCGCGGCCGTTCTGGCCCTGCTGCCCTGGTTTTTCGGCGCATTGGAAAACTGGGAAGCCCAAACCTGGGACATGCGGGTCGTGCGTTTGGCTGAGCCGGGACCGGCCACCGGCGATATCGCGCTCATTCTCCTGGATCAGCAAGGTCTGGACTGGGGGCAGGAGCAGATGGGGCTGAGCTGGCCCTGGCCCCGGGAAATCCACGCCGCGATCATCGATTACTGTCGCCGCGCCCATGCCGCCTCCCTGACCCTAGACATCCTGTTCCTGGAGCCATCAGCTTACGGCGTGGAAGACGACGCGCTTCTGGCTCAGGCCCTGGAACGTTTCGGGGCGACGGCCCTGGCCGCGTTTCTCAGCCGGGCCGAGACCGGTGGGCGCGCCACCTGGCCCGAGGATGTTCCCCGACCGGCCTGGACCGTTGACGGCCTGGACGAGTGGCTTGCCACAGCAGAGCCAGATTTTTTTGCCACCCGGATCAGCCCTCCGCTGACCGAACTGGCCCTGTCCGCCTCCATCCTGGGAAACGTACAGCAACGTCCGGACAGGGACGGCGTGTTCCGACGGATGCGTCCCCTGGATTTCTTCGACGGGATTGCCGTCCCTACACTGGGCCTGGCCGCCGGGCTGGCCGCTGCCCCCGAAGCCCAGTCCCAACTGACCCATCAGGAATTGAATCTGGACGGCAACAGCATCCCTCTCGATTCCCAGGGCGCCGCGATCCTGCGCTTTCGCGGCCCTTCGGGAACGCATGCGGCCTACAGCGCCGCTGCTGTGCTGCAGTCGGAGATTCGCCTCCGGGAAGACCCGGACGCTTCATTGAAGCCTGTTCTGGATCCGGAGCTGCTCCGGGGAAAGCATGTGTTCTATGGCTTTTCCGCCCCCGGCCTTTTTGATCTGCGTCCCACGCCTGTCAGCGGCGTCTACCCCGGGGTGGAGATCCAGGCCACCTTCCTGGACAACTTCCTCTCCCAGGATTTTCTGCGCGACCTCCCCCGGGAACTGACCATTGCCCTGGTGCTCGGCCTTTGCCTGCTCACGGCCCTGGTTTTGGCCATCTGGCGCTCTCCGCTGACCGGAACGCTCCTCGGCCTGGCCATGCTCCTGGTTCCCGTGGCTCTGGCCGTGACGGCATATCATCTCGGCTGGTGGATGCCCCTGCTGGTCCAGGAAGCCGGCGTCGCCGCGGCGGCCCTGCTGGGACTAATTTACAACTACGCCACCGAGGGACGCCAGCGACGATTCATCAAGAACGCCTTTCAGCAGTATCTGAGCCCTCAGGTCATCGAGCAGCTCATTGCCGATCCTGACCGACTCCGTCTGGGCGGAGAACGCAAGATCCTGAGCATCTTCTTCTCAGATCTGCAGGGCTTCACCACCATCTCCGAAAAACTTGATCCTGAAGAACTGACCGCGCTGCTCAACGACTATCTCTCGGCCATGACCGACATCATCCAGGAGGAAGGGGGCACCGTGGACAAGTTCGAGGGCGATGCGATCATCGCCTTCTGGAACGCCCCGCTGGACGTGCCGGATCACGCGCTGCGCGCGGTGCGCACGGCCCTGCGCGCCCAGGCCAGGCTGGCGGAACTCAGGCCGAAGTTCCGCGAACGTACGGGCCACGACCTGTTCATGCGCATCGGCATCAATACCGGACCCGCCGTTGTCGGCAACATGGGTTCACACAACCGCTTCGACTATTCCATGCTTGGGGATGCCGTAAACCTGGCGGCGCGTCTGGAGGGGGTGAACAAGCAGTTCGGGACCTACACGATGATTTCCCAGGCCACGAAAGATGCTGTGGGCGAAGTGCTTGCCATGCGCGAACTGGGCCGCGTAGCCGTTGTCGGTCGCGCCGAGCCGGTGACCGTGTACGAACCTCTGGCCGATGATTTTGCAAAGGCCAATGCCCCGGCGCTGAAAAGCTTCAACCAGGGCTTGCAAGCCTATTACCAGGGCGATTTTGCCGAAGCCGTCCGAATTTTCAGCATCCTGGCCCATGGCGATCCCGTGGCCGCCAGATATCTGGAAATCTGTCGCGACTTGCCGCCCCAGCCGCCTGAAAACTGGAACGGCGTCTGGAAGATGACTTCAAAGTGA
- a CDS encoding DUF2231 domain-containing protein has protein sequence MSKAIREFTLEEVRKGDGQEGRPVYVVFEGTVYDLSDSPLWRNGTHMHMHLSGVDLTDQLAAAPHFAEVFASKRVKEVGVLAPEQRSRDMPDFMKPLLRYFPMLRRHPHPISVHYPIAYLTTALLFLLLYFAFGPNTGLNFEVFAFIMLVLGVLSATVAVGTGFLTLWINYRFKKPSLVRWKIRLAVTLMGAGVAAIILRASDLVRFPFFNWTYSLLVLLLALLVMGLGYLGGQMVFPTTVHRDKDAR, from the coding sequence ATGTCCAAGGCTATACGTGAGTTTACGCTTGAAGAGGTTCGCAAAGGAGACGGCCAGGAAGGCCGTCCAGTGTATGTCGTTTTTGAGGGGACGGTGTATGATCTTTCCGACAGTCCTTTGTGGAGGAACGGAACGCACATGCACATGCATTTGTCCGGAGTCGACCTGACGGATCAACTGGCGGCCGCGCCCCATTTCGCCGAGGTTTTCGCCAGCAAGCGGGTCAAGGAGGTGGGGGTTCTGGCGCCGGAACAGCGCAGCAGGGACATGCCGGACTTCATGAAGCCTCTGCTGCGCTACTTCCCCATGCTGCGCCGTCATCCCCACCCCATCAGCGTACACTATCCCATAGCCTATTTGACCACGGCCCTGCTGTTCCTGCTGCTGTATTTTGCCTTCGGGCCGAACACCGGTCTGAACTTCGAAGTCTTTGCCTTCATCATGCTCGTCCTGGGCGTATTGTCCGCGACAGTCGCGGTGGGCACCGGCTTCTTGACGCTATGGATCAACTACCGGTTCAAGAAGCCCTCGCTGGTCCGCTGGAAGATCCGCCTGGCCGTGACTCTGATGGGAGCGGGAGTCGCGGCGATAATCCTGCGCGCGTCGGATCTCGTCAGGTTCCCCTTTTTCAACTGGACGTACAGCCTGCTTGTTCTACTTCTCGCCTTGCTGGTCATGGGGCTAGGCTACTTGGGCGGCCAGATGGTCTTTCCCACCACGGTCCACAGGGATAAAGACGCAAGATAG